Proteins encoded within one genomic window of Nonomuraea gerenzanensis:
- a CDS encoding response regulator translates to MIRVVIADDQALLRGSFKVLVDSEPDLEVVGEAATGAEAVDVVLERRPDVVLMDVRMPDMDGIEATRRIRDVARVLVVTMFDLDAYVYDALRAGASGFLLKDTPPADLLAAVRVVAAGEALLAPTVTRRLIEEFTRTPVLPQVKGLEGVTEREREVLLLIARGMSNREIAAHLQVSLATVKTHITRLLSKLEARDRAQLVIAAYESGLVSAAA, encoded by the coding sequence ATGATCCGTGTGGTCATCGCCGACGATCAGGCGTTGCTCAGGGGGAGCTTCAAAGTACTGGTCGACTCCGAGCCTGATCTGGAGGTGGTGGGGGAGGCGGCGACCGGGGCCGAGGCTGTCGACGTCGTGCTGGAACGGCGGCCGGACGTCGTGCTCATGGACGTGCGAATGCCGGATATGGATGGAATCGAAGCCACTCGCCGGATCAGGGATGTGGCCCGCGTTCTCGTGGTGACGATGTTCGACCTCGACGCTTATGTTTATGATGCGCTCAGGGCCGGCGCGAGTGGGTTTTTGCTGAAGGATACGCCGCCTGCTGATTTGCTCGCTGCTGTACGGGTGGTCGCGGCAGGAGAGGCGCTGCTGGCGCCTACGGTAACGCGTAGGTTGATCGAGGAGTTCACGCGTACTCCCGTGCTGCCTCAAGTCAAGGGCTTGGAGGGCGTTACGGAGCGGGAGCGGGAAGTGTTGTTGTTAATTGCGCGAGGCATGTCCAATCGGGAGATCGCGGCTCACCTGCAGGTCAGCCTGGCTACGGTGAAGACGCACATCACGCGACTGCTGTCCAAGCTCGAGGCCCGGGATCGCGCTCAGCTGGTGATTGCGGCATACGAGAGCGGACTGGTTTCGGCTGCCGCGTGA